A single genomic interval of Juglans regia cultivar Chandler chromosome 1, Walnut 2.0, whole genome shotgun sequence harbors:
- the LOC108988012 gene encoding tRNA threonylcarbamoyladenosine dehydratase gives MERVKYLALVGAGVLLGSVSTIFLLKLLPRRVARQCTKKAIEIHDKGLVSGNAKAYTVAGNQNGRVAGLDLLKDEIVSEQLTRNIQFFGLKSQQKVTASYVVVIGLGGVGSHAASMLLRSGVGRLLLVDFDQVSLSSLNRHAVATRADVGIPKAQCLKEHFLSIFPECHVDARVLLYDASSEEEILSGNPDYVLDCIDNIDTKVALLAACVRRGLKVLSATGAGARADPTRIRVADLKESTNDPLSRAVRHRLRKDYGIDGGIPVVFSLEKPKAKLLPFKGPSGEEENPSDYQIVPGFRVRIIPVLGTIPAIFGQVMASYVVTQLAGLQVQTEPIVNFDMDHYRMLHQRLIEHEESLYGTAMEVEVDVEEVMYVAKELWHGRSVREQSAKDVGRGMWRSVNELMLVRWDRAKPASVSNLILLKFKEADEHESRTLDDIKESEPEFFTRVTSVLKRAEIDFGLQT, from the exons ATGGAGAGAGTGAAATATCTGGCGTTGGTGGGAGCTGGAGTGCTTTTGGGCTCTGTTTCTACCATCTTTCTTCTAAAGCTTCTTCCAAG AAGGGTGGCAAGACAATGCACGAAAAAGGCAATTGAAATCCATG aTAAAGGACTTGTATCTGGGAATGCTAAAGCCTACACAGTTGCTGGGAATCAGAATGGTAGGGTGGCTGGTTTAGACCTTCTAAAAGACGAGATAGTTTCCGAACAATTGACCAG GAACATTCAATTCTTTGGCCTTAAGTCTCAACAGAAAGTGACTGCATCTTATGTTGTGGTCATTGGTCTTGGAGGGGTTGGCAGTCATGCTGCATCTATGCTTTTGAGATCAGGCGTTGGTAGGCTTCTCCTCGTGGACTTTGACCAG GTATCACTTTCATCGCTTAACCGACACGCTGTTGCAACAAGAGCAGATGTTGGCATTCCAAAAGCCCAGTGCCTCAAAGAGCATTTCCTGTCAATCTTCCCAGAGTGCCATGTAGATGCAAGAGTGCTATTATATGATGCATCTtcagaagaagaaattctttcaGGAAACCCTGATTATGTGTTGGACTGCATCGATAATATCGATACAAAG GTGGCACTTCTTGCTGCATGTGTGCGTAGGGGTCTTAAGGTTCTATCAGCTACAGGAGCTGGTGCGAGAGCTGATCCCACAAGAATACGTGTTGCAGATTTGAAAGAGTCAACAAATGACCCACTATCTCGAGCT GTGAGACACCGATTGAGGAAAGATTATGGCATTGATGGTGGTATTCCCGTTGTGTTTTCATTAGAGAAACCTAAGGCAAAACTTCTTCCATTTAAGGGACCAAgcggagaagaagaaaatccctCAGACTATCAG ATAGTTCCAGGGTTTAGGGTTCGCATAATACCCGTTTTAGGTACCATCCCTGCAATTTTCGGACAGGTTATGGCCTCCTATGTTGTGACACAACTAGCAGGGTTACAAGTTCAAACAGAGCCTATTGTAAATTTTGACATGGATCATTACAGGATGCTTCATCAACGCCTTATTGAGCATGAGGAGTCATTGTATGGCACAGCCATGGAAGTTGAG GTTGATGTTGAAGAAGTGATGTACGTTGCAAAAGAGTTGTGGCATGGACGAAGTGTGAGAGAGCAGTCTGCAAAAGATGTCGGGCGTGGAATGTGGCGATCTGTTAATGAGTTAATGCTTGTGAG GTGGGATCGGGCAAAGCCAGCATCTGTGtcaaacttaattttattaaagtttAAAGAG GCTGATGAGCATGAGTCAAGGACACTTGACGATATCAAAGAAAGCGAACCGGAGTTTTTTACGAGGGTGACATCTGTGCTGAAGCGAGCTGAAATAGACTTTGGTTTGCAAACATag
- the LOC108988013 gene encoding zinc finger protein 830 — translation MDAQARKKALFRAKLNAQKKDKRIDSPLVRYNELEQPVCRVCDIVLKSESLWDAHQASRKHHEAINSIKASAAGLTRVSNAKSEPHKELSKVKPPEQSTELHIVKPERSMEVPKRQSSAVLPPDFFDNSEAKRLKTGKDSVKSLEPDLSKKMVTSAQPEEINLAIEIDKLPSANVAQDISVQSAGEHTTSVEIAGLEIKQVKGALPEGFFDNKEADLRARGIKLVKPDIKDEYKEFEKLIQEDLQEVDDRFEEEEIDAAEMIEEAESVEQKAYREKVEMLRKKKLELQVARSSKHGKASEVVGKESNHDESSSDDDSDENFAVDWRAQHL, via the exons ATGGATGCGCAAGCGAGGAAAAAGGCCTTGTTTCGTGCTAAATTGAACGCACAGAAGAAAGACAAACGCATAGATTCACCTCTCGTAAG GTACAATGAACTCGAGCAGCCTGTCTGTAGGGTTTGTGACATTGTTTTGAAATCTGAATCCCTTTGGGATGCACACCAAGCTTCTCGTAAACATCATGAG GCAATAAATAGTATCAAAGCCAGTGCAGCCGGACTAACCCGGGTTAGCAATGCGAAATCTGAGCCCCATAAGGAGTTGTCTAAAGTTAAACCTCCTGAACAGTCTACAGAGTTGCATATTGTTAAACCTGAACGCTCAATGGAAGTGCCCAAACGTCAGTCATCAGCTGTGCTTCCTCCAGATTTTTTTGATAACAGTGAGGCAAAAAGGCTAAAAACTG GAAAGGATTCTGTCAAGTCACTGGAGCCTGATTTATCCAAAAAGATGGTGACTTCTGCTCAACCAGAGGAGATAAATTTGGCTATTGAAATAGATAAATTGCCTAGTGCTAATGTTGCACAGGATATAAGTGTACAGTCTGCTGGGGAGCATACAACATCAGTAGAGATTGCTGGTTTGGAAATCAAGCAAGTAAAAGGAGCTTTACCTGAAGGCTTCTTTGATAACAAGGAAGCTGACTTACGTGCACGTGGCATAAAGTTAGTTAAGCCAGATATCAA AGATGAGTACAaggaatttgaaaagttgatcCAAGAAGACTTGCAGGAGGTGGATGACCGTTTTGAAGAAGAGGAG ATTGATGCTGCTGAAATGATAGAAGAGGCTGAATCTGTTGAGCAGAA GGCCTATCGAGAGAAAGTTGAAATgctgaggaagaagaaattGGAACTGCAGGTTGCTAGGTCTTCCAAACATGGTAAAGCTTCTGAGGTTGTTGGCAAGGAATCCAACCATGATGAATCATCCAGTGATGATGACAGTGATGAGAATTTTGCAGTTGATTGGAGAGCTCAACACTTGTGA